The DNA window GCCTGATGGGTTTTCCTGGTGTGTGTAATAAAATAGTAAGTCCAATAGCAGAGGCAATGGaacctgtattttttttttatcctcagAGCAGAACCCTCCCTTAGCTGAAAGGGCATCTGAGAGTTCAGACTGGAGCACTTTATGGCACCCAGATTGCTGAGAGAACTTCAGCCACTTTCTCCTGACGTCTCTCTCTGGGCCAAATAAACCACGTAATGGAACAAGCAGAACGCATTTACTTTAATGGCTTCTTTTAAAAAGAACTAAGGCCTAATGTATTTTTACTGCACGCAATGCTGTCACAACGATGAGCTGAGACAtatatgaacattttatttatttattcaatctATCTAAAATGCATTTGCTGATTATTACTaagtattaaacattacatcTATAGATGGCCAACATACAAAGTTAGACTATGAACAGGATGGAGGGAGTGAGAAGAAAGAATGACTCAGTGTTTGAGTTACAACACTGTGAAGGCTGTAGGTACACGTGGTAATGGTCAATGACCTGAGAGGGGACTTGAAAAAATAGGAGTGTACTCCAACATCACAGCTAATTAGAAAGAGTGAAAAAGGTGAGAAGTTCAGAAATCATTCCCCTGCTGTGATGTCCAGAGGATTTTATGGGCTTTGAGACTAAAACTGACTAAAATGCATGGGTAACTGCTGTGAAATTATTAAGTATATTGAGATAACCACAATGCAAATACTAGTCATGTCCACGAATTGAACTGTTTTTGTATGTTGACTTCCATATCTGTTGCAGATATCTGTTTTTGAGACTCcacatatataataaacataggCAATTCTAGAAGTGTCTATCATTTGGGTTGGACAGGCTCCATAATGGTGTAAACCCCAATGACCTCCACAGAAATCAGGGTTCTACATCAATTTTAGGTAAAAATTAAATGGATGCATTTAAAATGGCGACTCTCATAGAAATGCAAGAAGTTTACATGTACACTCCCCAAGCAATTTATAAGGAACAGATGCACAGTCATTCCTTtgattatctaatcagccaattgtgttgcagcagtgcagtgcataacATCATGCAAATaaaaaccagcagcttcagggaTATTATTATATCGCATCACCCCTCAGAAGGGGTAAATATGTGCTCTTCAGTGATTTTGAGAGTGATGAGGCACATGGGCAGAATTTGATGCTAAAAGCACAAATCCAGTGAACCCAACCTGCCATGTGTCAACAGTACAGGCTGACAGGGGTGGTATAATGGCCAATTCCAGCAAGATAGTGTACCCAGTAAAACCACACActtaaagaaatgtttccaaCATGTTGCGGAATCCAAGTGAGTGTTTGGTGAGCGGATGTAATTATCTCAACCAaacaataatactaataaaaaaacaatggcATGACAGTGCATGCAGTGATTCAGTGAGCATGCCATGCCAAACCATATCAAATAGTCACCTGAGGCAGAGAGATGCCATCACCAGAGAACAGCGAGCTCAAGTGGACCGCTTTCTCCTTTATGCTTTTTTTATGGAATTCTCTAGCGTTTTGAGTCTGGGTTTTCCTCTATAGCAGGCAAGAGGACAGAAAAACAGAGCAAgtgtgaaaaagaaaacaaggaCTGAATTCATGATGAATGTGATCGaacccttaaccttaaccctgtgGAGTCTGCAAACGGGCCAGTGTGTCAATTGTttcttttaatatatttttctattaatATATTTGCAATAATACAGTGCAGAAATATGAAGACAAGTCTCCAtactcttctctgccttttgcCCTGTCTAACTGGCACCAAAACAATTTGTCCAGATTAGTAAAGGTGTGTTTTTACAGGGCAATTTCTAAGACCAGACATCAATTTTAGAACAAATGCAAAAATTGAGAAAATACCATTAGATTCCAGAGGATTAAATACCAACATTTGTTTTCATCTTTAAATGTTGCTGCAAGATCTGCAGCTGTGCTTCCTCTagaaaatgtttgtttgtgGGTGGCATTTGTTGTTGGGGAAGGCAGGGGAGTTCTACAAGCTAACTTTATGTGGCTATCAGTAACCTACCCTTTATGACCCTGCTACTACAGTAGGACTAAAGGTtgaaatacagaatacaaaagTTTAAATGGTCTCTGCAGTGTCAACTGTGACTCACCATTAGATACTGTTAATTCTAGGCTTAGCCTACATTTGAGAAACTGGCTCCAAATGTGCTCTGGATATTCATTGACATGTCTTTGTGTTTTGTCTATTTAAACAAAGAACTGAATGTACTGAAAGCTAGAGCATCAAACTGGTGGTCATGTTTCAGCAGTGCATCACCCACTAATTTCAACAATAGGGGAAATACTGTGTTGAGTCAATATAAATGGACTGACAGAGAAAGTACAGAGATAGAGCAAAATAACAGGATGGGAAAGGCCACAGGAATAGAGGGAGGAAAGGGAAGGGAGAAAGTGGATAGATGAAAGTGGAGGTGATCACCTGACTGATCTTTTCCTCCACCTTCTGCAGgcgctggagcattgctgtcatGGCCAGAACAGCAGAGTGACAGGCTCCACTAGAGTTGGCCTCTGTGCCTGGACTCTCTAAAGCAGGCTGTGTGTTTGGCCGTGTGTGTGTACCGGCAGACTGCTTTTGTGATGAAGGAGCTAGAATCCTAGAGGCCTCTATGTGTGACCGTGTATGTATGTCAGGGGGTTCTGTGCGTGACCGGGTGCGTGGGTGAGTGGGCCGGATGGGCTTGAGGGAAACACACAGAGGGTTGGAAAAGGGCACGGTGAGCAGAGCAGCTGGGCACTCCTCTGTAAGTCTGATGCTGGGGGCGGCCTGGAACTGCAAACACATTGCACGTGAGCAGGGCTGGGGCTCAGACTTTGAGCTGCTCAGCTGAGTGGTTTACATTGCAGTCTGCTATATTGCATTACACAAACTTCCAGAGCTTTAAGGACTGACTGTAGTTACACTTTGGAGTTACACTATGTGCACTACAGAAATGTGTGCACACATTCCTCATGAATATAATACATTACATCAACCACATCACTTTTGGCACTGCTTGTGTTGGTGTAATATCTATTTTCATTTGAATGAATGTGCAAATAAAGCACACATTTCAGTACATTCATCGCCAATTGTTTCAGTATGCCTTTCAAGTATGTACCTGCTTTTTAGAGGGTGGAGGTGGTGGGGTTTTCTTCTTGGCTTTGTTGAAGGGTGGAGTGTCTGTCATATCGAGTGATGGAGGCCTTGGAGACCTCTCAACACTCGAGTCAGACTGAGATGATTAAGCCAGCAGCAGttaaagagagaaaaggccAATAGGGTTAGCAGAACAGCAGGAAAAAGGAGAATTACTGGAAAGAAGTCACTAGAGAAGGAAGCAAGGTATCACAGTTCAGCAGAGCTATAACAAAGACAAAATGATTTTCCAGGGCCAGTGCTGGAAACAGTTACTTAGAAGTTATAGTTAGGATTTCATAAAGGATTTTAAGGCTAGTGGATTTTTACCTGCCTACGGAGAGTGCAGCTTGGGGTGCTCTCCTCAAACTTTGCCAGTAGTTGAGAGGCCATGAACTTGACCTTGTTCTCCTTCAGCTCTCGGCCTTCGGATGTTAACGATGAACTTTGACTGCTGAAGTTTGTTGCCTGGCAAATATAATTAAACAACAATGAACTCTGGTTATAAATAAGAAGCTTAGGTTAGTCACATCACTATGAAACACAAGGGTGCATGGATAATCGTTGTCCATTATATAAAGTCACTTTAATGGTATTGCTCTTACCTCTTCCAAATAACTGCATACCTTCCGTCTTCTTTTGTAAAAAGAATCATTGTCATCCACCTTTTTATCATCCTAAAAGgtaaaaaagggggggggggacaaatAATGCTTTAATAACTTCAAAGCATTAGTGTACATAATAGAGATAGAAAATGTGGTGAAATTCTATACCAAAGTAAACACATCTTCAAACAGAATGTGGTTGAAAAAAGATATAGCTGATCTACGGACACCACTCCATACCTTTGGGATCCGTTTTCGAGGTTGTGTTAAGCTCAGCGATCTATAAACAGGTCGGGATGATCTTGAGGCAGATTCATCATTATTTTCATCAGTCTTTCTTCTTAAATctgcaacaaaaacaaataactgAAACATGTGGCAAATCAAAGGCAATGTTCATTGTATTGCTATAATCAAATGCAAGTAAACCATATGCTACAACATGGAAAGAATATGAAGGACCATCTGTGTTTTTTAAGAACTGTCCAAGTGAAGTTTTTTCATGGCAACTTTTACTGAAAGCACTTAAGGACACCACGGATGTATACAATTAGCATTACATGCCATACCACTTATATTTAGGTGGCCAGTGTTACTGTGAATGTAGCTATATGCATACCCTCTCTATAGGTACTATATCCACTCTATACTAGTATTCAGTGGTGTAGGGAGAGCTGGGGAATATGTGCATTCCTCTCATTCCAGAGTACATGACTGATGGAACTGCTTAACAAAGTTTTGTTCCAGTACAGCAAGGCCAAATTATGTGTtactgcatctccatttacaaatGCTTCATCTTCGCAACCTCCATAGGGAAGACATTCCTCAGGCCAACATTAAATGGGTCAACAGAAGATTCAATAGAAATATTGTACAGCGGTTTGTGATGGTGTCGGACAAGTGCGACAACTTCATGACAAAGGTAAGACATATTAATGTATTCCGCCCATTGTAGGATGAAGATCACAGCTTTATCTGGTACCTGCACTTCCGTCTTTGtacataaaaaagagaaagacttTGACAGACCACTCTATACTGGAAAAATTGTAAAAATTAAACactgaaaataaatataaaaatataatgtaatattgtataataatataaataatatataataatggcTTTATGGGCTAAGAACCAACTGAGATCAGCTATTTTATACTATGCAgctgataaaaaaaacattggttatTGTTTAATGTTTCTATATTAATAACCTAAATACACAAAGTTGTTTAGTGTTATACTCTATACTGCTTTGTGACGTTATCTGTCATGATGACAATGTCATTACATTGTCCCCATAAGAATTCAGTGACAGCATGTCGCTTACCTGATGGTGGCAGAGGAGTTCCCCTGAAGAGCTCGTAGAATTTGGAGAGGTATGTTACCATGCTGTTCTTGTCTGGGTCCTGGCCTGATGCTATCTCTTTGCCTGTGGTAAACGGCTTTATGCCAAACTCCTTCTCAGCCACATCAAACGCAAGCTGAGCATTCTTAGCAGCATCCTCCTCATTCAGTGCATCATAATCTCTATAGGACAAGAAGAGTATAGTCAAATGAAAAACAGAAGATGTATAGAACATGTGACAGCCCTCAAACTAAACAGTTATCAAACTGGTTTGTGTTATGTGTAGCACCTCTTGACAACATGGTCCATGAAAAGGGGTGTGAACTCTAGCACATAGTAACATTGTTACTAGTAACAAACTGTTCTTAGTTCACCATATCATGGTCAGGATGAGAGGTGGAGTGTAAAAAAGCTGTCTTTGCAGAGGCCAAACCACTTTTCACATCTTCTGCTCGTGTTTGGATTTGCACAAttgcaaactgtgctggaacaAGTGCTCAAAAAGAGAAATCAGAGACACCCAGAACAGCTGCCAGGATCCAACAACGCACAGCAAGATTTATGACCATGTGTTTAGACAGGCCACTCTAGGTTAATATTTGTAAGCTGTTTACAGCTATATGCCACTGAAACTTTGATAACCCTGCTGATCCACTGTGACATACAACTACTGTTTCACATAAAAACAATAGATTTTCTATTGTAATTAAATAATGTAATCTACAAGGTcacatataattattttttaaatgtgactTAAGACCAGTTGTATATGAGATTCTTATCTAAAATTATGCCTCAGTTATACTCTCAAAGAGTAATGTATATGGCATGTGAGAGAGCAAAATCAGGGTCTTTATGGCAGAGACCATTGTTGGTTTGTCATTTAGTTACTTATCTTAAAGActtatttagtaattattacTAAATAGTCTGTGACTACTATGAAACTAATGTAGGTTATGTAGTTATTGAAGTGAGGGGCTGAATTATGAATCAGGGATTAAACTGTTTGTGGTCTTACATGAGATGTGCTCTGAAGCGGTGGATGAGGGCACAGAAGGCTAGGCCACTGCTCCATGATGAGACCAGATCAGTCACACTCACGCCTTTATAGCCCTCTGTCTGCTTCTGACACCAAGTCAGCAACCTGCTGGGTCTGACCTCAGACTCTATAACAAAAATCCAGAcacatccacacaaacacaaagagtTGTGAAGCCATTTGCCATTAGGTGATGAAAGACCAGGCTTACTTTTTAGTCAAATTATAGCAATATCCTATGCAGCAATTTCAATAACATAACAAAGCTCATGTCAGCCAATTGTGCAATCGATCCACAGTTCGAATTGAATTCTTTTGTGTGAAGGTGATAATGAGCCCCTCCACCAAACAAGCCCAGAATCAGCCTTGGGTACCGACTCATGTGTTCGGTTCTAAAAAATGCCCTTAATATCTGTATTGGTGGACTTTTTCACACATAAGTGTTGGTTCTTAAAGATTAATAAACTAACCACCTACACCACCTGGTTCACCACAGATCACCACAATAATCTGGTTGTTCCAGTTCCACATGAACAAACATTTTGGGTAGCTTTATTTGTGTACATTGAGGCCACTGACTATGAGGGGAATCTTCTGAAAAGGCAATCCTCTCAATGTGACTCCTCTTGTGAAAACAATCTTTATACTCCCACACACCTGAAATCCACACCCATAATGCTATTTTGGGACTATTTTAGAGTTGGAATGAGCTGGGAAAAGGAATGCCCCAAACATCTAACGAAGCTTGGAGATTCCTCCTGTCTCTACAATCTTTGTGAAATATTTCCTAGTTTGCATGGGATACATGCATGGAGCGAGTTCACAATGTAAATAATGATTAAGCTGACCTCGACGTGCCAGGTTCACTGGGCGCCGTATAGTAGCAGCTCGCTCCAAAGAGCAGGACTTCATTTCTCCACTTATGTAGTAGTTACGGACCTGTGCAGAACAGATATAAatggtgaaataataaaatTGTACATGGTTTCGCCAAGACCCAAAggtaataattattaaaatgaaaggtAATTTCACCTGGTGTGGTCGGACACAGTTGGAGTTGAGGTTTGGATAACGTGTTCCAGGGTCGATGGTGTACTGATCAAAGTTCTTGGCAATGTTTTCAGGTGTTGTCTGAGGTAACAATCGGTAAAGACTCTCCCTGACGCAGAAAATCATGGCATCATAAACAGAACTTTTCGGGCACTGACAATGTCAATGTCATAGGCAATAATGCAACTATATGGTGTAGCTGATAAAATGAATGTGGGTACAAGGTAACTGTCAAAGGTAAACTAgaaaattgtgtgtgtatttatattctTTAAACTATACCAACCTCTCTGCCAACACATCCAGTGGTATTCTATGCTGTGACCAGCTCTTGATCATCCAAGCTGTGTCAAAGGCCGCCAAGAAGCCACGGGCACACCCTGTGCCCATCGGCCAAAAAGGCTACAGACAAGGTTTCCAAAGTTAGCATTATATTTAATGCTCAAAACCAATAACCAAGCAAAATGATTTAAAAGAAAGTCCTCAAGTTGAATATTCACTGATTTACCTCAAGCAGACTGTCTCCCACCAATGCCACCAGCAGGTGATGGCCAAACCTCTCTCTGACCAGAGCAGCGTTCTCTGAGGCGTACATGCAAGTGAAGTCGAACATGGCTACATCTGGCTGGTCGAGGTGGTTCATGGCGTAGTCCAGTGTGGGCAGCTGGTAATGAGTGGCGTAGTCGGCAGCCTCCCGAGCATAGCTTAGAAGAGCCTCCTGGTTTACATTCTCACTGCTTAGCAGAGCATCTGTGTCTATATAGTCCTGTAACAGACACAACACACCATAACATCatgctgctgttttcactttAGGGGAATGTTGCTTTTTTAGGAGCTTCCCATGAGAACATTTCGAGTGAAGCCAAACAAGCCGTCAGTGATCTTTCAAAAAAGGAACTCCTCCTTGCGTCACTCTTTCTAAGAGACTATGACTACCAGATTTTTGGCTTTGCTCAAAGACGTTCCTGCATGTGCAGACACAGATTTGGTTGAATGACTTTTCTAAACTGACCACCCTTGCTGAGGGCTTTATGACATTTGCTCTTCTCTAGGTTCTTTTATGAATCAGCACAGTCTGTCAAATCTGTGAGTCAAGACTGTCAGTTCCAGTATAAACTCTGCATCAGTGGTGAGACCTAAATACCACTAAGTATGAGTgcttatgtttgtgtgtgtgtctgaataaaaaaaaaacacacacagagaatgaGAGATCATAAGATGGTGAAATATGTTCTccttataaatgtttatgcCCTCTTTGCTGTgtttatgcgtgtgtgtgttcacagccTATTACACTGGCAGGCTACAATAACAAAAGAGTCATCGTACCCTATGCCACACCTTCCGTAAACCACTTCCTCTTGGACGTTTGGCAAGCTAGAGCCACTACTCACATGAATGATGACTCCTTTATCCAGAAGGCTCTGCTTCTTAGCCGTCATCACAAagtagtgtgtgttgtcttTATAATACACTATGTTCTCCAAATCGATGCCTGCATCAGAGACACAACCACCAGAAGATGAGTCATTCAGAAGAAACCGGACATCACAAACGTCTGTAATGCAACACTTTTACTGTGGAAATCAGGAGTTtaatgaatgatttagtaaGGAATTCTTCTGTAATGGAGGCTAGCCATAACAGGTACACAAACTTAACATGTACCTGCACAAAATGCTggcaaaagataaaaaaaaacagagagaaggagaaagagaaagagaaaagagaactGAAACCTAGCTCAGCTTAGAACAAGATAATTACACCATCCTATGctgatagtttttttttcacacttcaaatctgatttgactTTTTGAATTTTGGACTAGTTTTTGAGTGTTCAGAAGTTACAAATGACAAAGTTGCATTTGCTTGCATATCTATATTAGTTGCCATAGTGACTAAGAAGAGAGGTACAACCTTAGTTGTTCATGTGTACCTTTACATAAAGACAATAACTACTGAATAGAACAATCACACTATAGTCCACAACAGTGCTGCACATTTTATCAAGTAGAACAGAACAGGACATCAGTGTAAGCTGACATGGTCAGGAGATAAGATTAGCTAACAAATAGATTCTACTGGTAATATTCAGAGAGACATCAGCAGTCATGATAAAGCTACAACATACAAAtaacaaatatttatatatgttatagAAAAGGTTAAACTTTCCAGATTTAAACTCTATATAAACATCTATATAAacaacatatttaaaatatataaacatccAATGTTATTGTAGCACACTCTGCTGTCAAGGACCACCGTAGCATACACGTATCAAACATAAAAGATTTACTTTTCTCAGATATTGGCTTTTAAGAGTTCttaaggaactgggagctgaatggtcaggtaggtcagtcagaccgaactgtaagatattaaacacttttaaaacagtcatttaaaatgttGCTTCTAGGCAAAGTTAATGAGtttagaatgtctgattatagactaaagtaattttactggtgtttactaTTGTGTATTAGCACAACTTACATAAGATCTGGGGTtagattatttttaaaaacaaaaagagttGGTCAGATCAGCATTGGATGATAGTCAGCATTAGGAGACTCGGATCGCACTTTAGCCATCTTGTTTTTACATGTGTTTTTGTTCTCTCACCTGTCTCCTGCTTGAGGTCCTGAAAGAACTTCTGGTTGAAGATAAAGGCCACCCCACTGATCTCTTCCACTTTGGCCTCCGCTGTCGTATTTCTGTTAATGAAGTTAGCCGTGATGGCGATGGCCAGTTTCCCACGGAACTCTTTCCGCCGAAACCCTAAGAGACAGGATTGAGACAAAAGGGGTTAACGCAGGAGGACATGGCTGATTCATGATGGAGGACCCCAAAGTCAAATGCAGCCTTTGGGGAAGTTCCAGACAGAGTGAGacttaaagagagagaaaagagaaagtaagAGTAACTTTGAGACTGCAGGTATGCAAGACACTTTAGAGccggaaagagaaagagaggggtaGACAGAGAAAtggacagagaagagagagacagaatgaaagTGTGTGATGTGGCATTTTTCTCTTCCTGCCAGGCAGAGGCATGCTAATCCTGGGGAAATCTGCTGCTGCCTAAATCACAGGCTGGTTATTTTAGGCTCAGACGAGCTTGGCTTCACCACAAAGGTATGAGTAGTTTAAAGCCACGggtcctggagctccatgcTGCCTGCAGCTATCTAATTAGTTCTATCAGAACTTTGGGGGTGGAAAAAACACATATTTACTGCTTAACTGAAAAAACAGGTACAGAACTGTCTGTTCAATTGCGCAGCGTTTCAGGCTTCaggacaggatttaacagcgcTAAGATGAAAGTGTGTGTCGTTACCCTGCAGGTGTGGGCCTGTGGTGCAGAACAGTGAGGAGGACAAACCGTCTCTGGTCTCCTGTCCTGCAGAATAATGTATGAGGTTCTGCAAAGTGCCTCTCAGGCCAGGCTTGCAGCTGATTACTGGCCAGAGCTGTTCCATTACTGTCACGTTAATTCATCGAGACGTCACCCCGCCCGCGCACTCACCCACATCCCGGCGCTCCCCTCACACGACCGCGCACCCTGAGAGGGGGATATATTTAACTTCCACCAGACGGCCCCAAACAGGCCAGTTACTGCACAGGACGAACTGCTAAAGCATTCCCCCTTCAAAGTTACTCATAATTGTGCAATGAGCTAAACGACTCATCATTTGGAGCGGCCCGATAATTCCCTTATTTGGAATAAGCATCTGTTTGGGGATAGGTACAAAGATGACGGGTATAGGGGGAAGGAGTCCAACAGGCAAGCATCAACAGCTGAGCAGCAGCCAGCAAGACTCAGCCCATGGCGCTATTTAGGAACGCACACTGATCCTCTGATTTCATATGTAACCTCGCACTTGGCGAGGGCCTGATGACATCATGGGCTATCGTTTTACAGAGCAGGGCTTGATTTTATGGCTTTCCAGCTTTCTTGGATGAAACAATCCAGTCGAAATGGTATGGAAGTGCAGCCAAGAGCAACAGCCAAGTTTCTCTCAGTCATAGTCATTTAAGCTCCACTACTGATAAGGAGTATAGGGTAGACGTCTGTCCTGGATTTTGTCTGAAGACTTTATTTTGTAATGGTTGGTCTTACAAAACGTTCTGGAGTTACTTTATATGGAGTGCCATGGCTTGTTACGAATACAGAGTCAACAAAAACATACTCTAGTGAAAGAGCATGTGACGGGCTATTTGTGTTACCAAGCTACCATATCAtattctgagctgttttagttACCCTGGAACGTTTCATCTGTATTTATAGAGCAACAATAATTATAGCGACTTTGTTACTGTGTAAAAACATAGGATCCCATAagtgtatttagtgtattatgagtaatttttttttggtgaattTTTGGACTTTTGGTGACTTACTATGTAAATTTAGAACTGCATCACAGGCATTGGTGTACAAACCTTCAAGGGTGTTCCGTCTTCCATCAGCCCCCACCACTACATCAAAATCAAAGTCAGCCACAGGGTGATCTGCTGGACGAATCTCTGCTCTCCAACCAGGCCCTattgcacacgcacacacacaaacatacatgtGCATGCTTATCTGTGCCTATAATTCATCAAGCTGATGTTATATGGACAGACAGTTGAAATGATCGTTGCAACATatttatagctgtatttacatcTTTAATAGCATGTTTAATTACACAGTactcttaaacataaaggtgctacaaatggttccttgagtGAGGCCACAGAGGAACCATAAGAAACAATGTCTGTAATAGTGATGTGTAAGTGTGATGAACCTTTCCATCAAGTGatagttctttaaaggttcttcacacttctctattacaaacatggtgtcAGAAGTGTTTCttccatttgtagcacctttatttttatgagtgTACCTTTACGAGTGTACTTAAACTTTAAAATAAGAGGAGGTTGTGGCACATTACGCAAGTCAGCTTAGCACCTTACATAGTTTTCAAATT is part of the Salminus brasiliensis chromosome 17, fSalBra1.hap2, whole genome shotgun sequence genome and encodes:
- the mical2a gene encoding F-actin-monooxygenase mical2b isoform X2; this encodes MGETEDEKSQAGKLFENFVQASTCKSTLQAFNILCSYLELDPLEHSTFYSSLKSKLTCWKAKALWIKLDKRASHKEYKKGKACTDTKCLIIGGGPCGLRTAIELAFLGAKAVVIEKRDTFSRNNVLHLWPFTIHDLRGLGAKKFYGKFCAGAIDHISIRQLQLMLLKIALLLGVEFHINVEFVKLLEPPEDQENEGPGWRAEIRPADHPVADFDFDVVVGADGRRNTLEGFRRKEFRGKLAIAITANFINRNTTAEAKVEEISGVAFIFNQKFFQDLKQETGIDLENIVYYKDNTHYFVMTAKKQSLLDKGVIIHDYIDTDALLSSENVNQEALLSYAREAADYATHYQLPTLDYAMNHLDQPDVAMFDFTCMYASENAALVRERFGHHLLVALVGDSLLEPFWPMGTGCARGFLAAFDTAWMIKSWSQHRIPLDVLAERESLYRLLPQTTPENIAKNFDQYTIDPGTRYPNLNSNCVRPHQVRNYYISGEMKSCSLERAATIRRPVNLARRESEVRPSRLLTWCQKQTEGYKGVSVTDLVSSWSSGLAFCALIHRFRAHLIDYDALNEEDAAKNAQLAFDVAEKEFGIKPFTTGKEIASGQDPDKNSMVTYLSKFYELFRGTPLPPSDLRRKTDENNDESASRSSRPVYRSLSLTQPRKRIPKDDKKVDDNDSFYKRRRKVCSYLEEATNFSSQSSSLTSEGRELKENKVKFMASQLLAKFEESTPSCTLRRQSDSSVERSPRPPSLDMTDTPPFNKAKKKTPPPPPSKKQFQAAPSIRLTEECPAALLTVPFSNPLCVSLKPIRPTHPRTRSRTEPPDIHTRSHIEASRILAPSSQKQSAGTHTRPNTQPALESPGTEANSSGACHSAVLAMTAMLQRLQKVEEKISQRKTQTQNAREFHKKSIKEKAVHLSSLFSGDGISLPQLNSTRSTSSFNHQKEQELTQCSSDKNSQKPKKTCPSAASFPHFSSALPLLHPPQFTATSPSSFPSSQPKQLGMLLSKTETQGEMQKNSHVCSISSSTTSFTLRKLTEVLQSKKGSNGPKERTVGKVSLVVGARAETLLTLYENDHRPKAAYSDSPGSFRREFHQSLGDVCHACKKRVYVAERLRAEGLFFHRECFRCDTCSAPLSQGGHAFDSEQGKLYCKLHFSQRNLGKRGEIFDPHMPPDDTIHPSTMPSPVRVESSPSQSPGTLSSLLKRSLHWPLHVSRSVCAVPRRVASWLGGKTRDVGLHIRDNAENYVFLYELLSVGLPLLAALHELLLQLQAEPEAEAGPLQLQALQEWLEQHLGPWLFT
- the mical2a gene encoding F-actin-monooxygenase mical2b isoform X1, which produces MGETEDEKSQAGKLFENFVQASTCKSTLQAFNILCSYLELDPLEHSTFYSSLKSKLTCWKAKALWIKLDKRASHKEYKKGKACTDTKCLIIGGGPCGLRTAIELAFLGAKAVVIEKRDTFSRNNVLHLWPFTIHDLRGLGAKKFYGKFCAGAIDHISIRQLQLMLLKIALLLGVEFHINVEFVKLLEPPEDQENEGPGWRAEIRPADHPVADFDFDVVVGADGRRNTLEGFRRKEFRGKLAIAITANFINRNTTAEAKVEEISGVAFIFNQKFFQDLKQETGIDLENIVYYKDNTHYFVMTAKKQSLLDKGVIIHDYIDTDALLSSENVNQEALLSYAREAADYATHYQLPTLDYAMNHLDQPDVAMFDFTCMYASENAALVRERFGHHLLVALVGDSLLEPFWPMGTGCARGFLAAFDTAWMIKSWSQHRIPLDVLAERESLYRLLPQTTPENIAKNFDQYTIDPGTRYPNLNSNCVRPHQVRNYYISGEMKSCSLERAATIRRPVNLARRESEVRPSRLLTWCQKQTEGYKGVSVTDLVSSWSSGLAFCALIHRFRAHLIDYDALNEEDAAKNAQLAFDVAEKEFGIKPFTTGKEIASGQDPDKNSMVTYLSKFYELFRGTPLPPSDLRRKTDENNDESASRSSRPVYRSLSLTQPRKRIPKDDKKVDDNDSFYKRRRKVCSYLEEATNFSSQSSSLTSEGRELKENKVKFMASQLLAKFEESTPSCTLRRQSDSSVERSPRPPSLDMTDTPPFNKAKKKTPPPPPSKKQFQAAPSIRLTEECPAALLTVPFSNPLCVSLKPIRPTHPRTRSRTEPPDIHTRSHIEASRILAPSSQKQSAGTHTRPNTQPALESPGTEANSSGACHSAVLAMTAMLQRLQKVEEKISQRKTQTQNAREFHKKSIKEKAVHLSSLFSGDGISLPQIVHPPHSRSILSPPHSHQECTTTPASKPSLHSSSSLKQTNAFLHPDVPRCEKEMLKDTVNGSHVLNSTRSTSSFNHQKEQELTQCSSDKNSQKPKKTCPSAASFPHFSSALPLLHPPQFTATSPSSFPSSQPKQLGMLLSKTETQGEMQKNSHVCSISSSTTSFTLRKLTEVLQSKKGSNGPKERTVGKVSLVVGARAETLLTLYENDHRPKAAYSDSPGSFRREFHQSLGDVCHACKKRVYVAERLRAEGLFFHRECFRCDTCSAPLSQGGHAFDSEQGKLYCKLHFSQRNLGKRGEIFDPHMPPDDTIHPSTMPSPVRVESSPSQSPGTLSSLLKRSLHWPLHVSRSVCAVPRRVASWLGGKTRDVGLHIRDNAENYVFLYELLSVGLPLLAALHELLLQLQAEPEAEAGPLQLQALQEWLEQHLGPWLFT